A window of Escherichia coli contains these coding sequences:
- a CDS encoding S-4TM family putative pore-forming effector has product MNAIYTNQSTRENLDLLYAQARVYDRVKNWNRLNFLFSIIVPLLLSFVTVYNRSREFVDSELLSSLLGLYGLLVLTFNIIISGHISALRRKAASIQEMYDCRVLGIRRNELKVEEIPRDDIIREAAYFRDSPEKARKRFGEEGWYVSKVYDAPQAVMALLCHGKNLGWDKSLREVLHVFYLSAFIVSPVAMLVYGIVMKSGLNEILFYVVFTLPVIRYFLLQFLDNRSSMKRSEKLKKYVEKELSGIRVSGRAEEEQLGYTLRNIQDEMFAYRASCPPVPNGIQLIMKPKNERIYVDYFETNLKELHLQK; this is encoded by the coding sequence ATGAATGCCATTTACACAAACCAGTCGACCAGAGAAAACCTTGATTTACTGTATGCGCAGGCCCGTGTCTACGACAGGGTAAAAAACTGGAACAGACTGAATTTTCTCTTCAGCATCATCGTACCGCTCCTGCTTTCTTTCGTTACCGTATACAACCGGAGCCGGGAATTTGTCGATTCAGAGCTGTTGTCTTCGTTGTTGGGGTTATATGGACTCCTGGTGCTTACCTTTAACATTATTATCAGTGGACACATCTCGGCTCTGCGCAGGAAGGCAGCCTCAATCCAGGAAATGTACGACTGCCGGGTACTTGGCATCCGACGTAATGAACTGAAGGTGGAGGAGATCCCACGGGATGACATCATCCGGGAAGCTGCATATTTTAGAGACAGCCCGGAAAAAGCACGAAAGCGATTTGGCGAAGAGGGGTGGTACGTCAGTAAGGTGTATGACGCGCCGCAGGCCGTAATGGCGCTCCTTTGCCACGGAAAAAATCTCGGCTGGGACAAATCGCTCAGGGAGGTTCTGCACGTATTTTATCTTTCCGCTTTTATTGTCTCGCCTGTCGCGATGCTTGTTTACGGCATCGTCATGAAATCCGGCCTGAATGAGATCCTCTTCTATGTGGTGTTCACACTGCCGGTCATCCGCTATTTCTTGCTTCAGTTTCTGGATAATCGCAGCAGTATGAAAAGAAGCGAGAAGCTGAAAAAGTACGTAGAGAAGGAATTATCCGGCATAAGGGTATCCGGAAGGGCAGAAGAAGAGCAACTGGGTTATACGCTCCGGAATATCCAGGATGAGATGTTTGCCTACCGGGCCTCATGTCCGCCCGTACCCAACGGTATTCAGCTGATAATGAAGCCCAAAAATGAACGAATTTATGTTGATTACTTTGAAACAAATCTGAAGGAGTTGCACCTTCAGAAGTAA